One window from the genome of Metabacillus flavus encodes:
- the hxlB gene encoding 6-phospho-3-hexuloisomerase has translation MNFNGIIEEVSSVLQQTDRQSAEKALERIYRAKRIFVAGEGRSGLMAKSFAMRLMHLGLIVYVIGETTTPSVQKEDLLILVSGSGKTKSVEWLSVKAKEQGTELLVFTANADTLLAQNAGEESVVIVPAATKYRKPGEKMSIQPLGSLFDQSIHLLFDWICLSLSERKSLDHDQVLGMHSNME, from the coding sequence TTGAATTTTAATGGAATCATCGAGGAAGTCTCCTCCGTCCTCCAACAAACAGACAGGCAATCTGCAGAAAAAGCATTGGAAAGGATCTACAGGGCAAAACGGATTTTTGTAGCCGGGGAAGGGCGCTCCGGTCTCATGGCCAAATCATTTGCTATGAGGCTCATGCACCTTGGTCTAATCGTTTATGTCATCGGCGAAACGACCACTCCTTCTGTACAAAAGGAAGATTTGCTTATTCTTGTATCCGGCTCCGGAAAAACGAAAAGCGTGGAATGGCTTTCTGTAAAAGCAAAAGAGCAGGGGACAGAGCTGCTCGTTTTTACAGCGAATGCAGATACATTGCTTGCACAGAACGCCGGAGAAGAGTCGGTTGTGATCGTGCCGGCGGCTACGAAATACAGGAAGCCGGGAGAAAAGATGAGCATCCAGCCGCTCGGATCCCTTTTCGATCAGAGTATCCATTTGCTGTTTGACTGGATTTGCCTGAGCCTGTCTGAACGGAAGAGCCTCGATCATGATCAGGTTTTGGGGATGCATAGCAACATGGAATAG
- a CDS encoding transporter substrate-binding domain-containing protein: protein MKKVSIWMMSVMLMTAVLTGCADKEKGEDGLELVHKGEFIFAASGEFKPFSYVRNDMTMTGFDVEVGKAIAKELGLKPVEKRIKFKGIVEGVKTGRADVAVASHTINDQRAKYVRFSTPYYYSGPQIFTREDSDIKTTADLKGKEVAAAKGSTYADTAKQYTGNVKIYDSDITALKALSEGRHDAVITDFVTGRSAANEGFKIKGQQLIERSAQAVVIPEDNPLMEKKVNEALENLRKDGTLAKISIEYFGEDITKEEATEKPKK, encoded by the coding sequence ATGAAGAAGGTATCGATATGGATGATGAGCGTTATGCTTATGACTGCCGTGCTTACAGGCTGTGCCGATAAGGAAAAAGGCGAAGACGGCTTGGAGCTTGTGCATAAGGGAGAGTTTATCTTTGCCGCTTCCGGAGAATTCAAGCCATTTAGTTATGTCAGAAACGATATGACAATGACAGGCTTTGATGTGGAAGTTGGAAAGGCAATTGCAAAAGAGCTGGGGCTAAAGCCGGTTGAGAAACGGATTAAATTTAAAGGAATTGTAGAAGGGGTTAAAACAGGAAGAGCCGATGTGGCGGTTGCGAGCCACACGATCAATGATCAGCGGGCAAAGTATGTTCGTTTTTCCACTCCCTACTATTATTCTGGACCTCAAATTTTCACAAGAGAGGACAGCGATATTAAAACAACTGCTGATCTGAAAGGAAAAGAGGTTGCCGCAGCAAAAGGATCTACATACGCTGATACAGCGAAGCAGTACACGGGGAACGTGAAAATATATGATAGTGACATAACAGCCCTGAAGGCACTTAGTGAAGGACGTCATGACGCCGTTATTACTGATTTTGTAACCGGCAGAAGCGCTGCAAATGAAGGCTTTAAAATTAAGGGCCAGCAGCTGATTGAACGGAGTGCCCAGGCAGTGGTCATCCCCGAGGACAATCCGCTGATGGAGAAAAAAGTGAACGAAGCGCTTGAAAACCTGCGCAAGGATGGAACATTAGCGAAAATCAGCATTGAATATTTCGGGGAAGACATTACAAAAGAAGAAGCAACGGAAAAACCAAAAAAATAA
- a CDS encoding amino acid ABC transporter permease, giving the protein MPSLPHFFQVFGESYDVFLKAMLLTLQLTVVSIIIGIFIGLFFALLKISNIKPLGYISDAYIYLVRGTPLIVQIFILYFGISGIFLIPDFWAASLALAFHNGAYIAEIFRGTIQSIDKGQMEAGRSLGMTRSLAMRRIVLPQAFRRALPPLGNQFIIGLKDSSLAAFISMNELFNVATTLGSNNFDEMTYLLIVAVYYLIVVAILTIAVNLIEKKLAVSDR; this is encoded by the coding sequence TTGCCTAGTTTGCCGCACTTTTTTCAAGTATTCGGAGAAAGCTATGATGTTTTTTTAAAGGCCATGCTGCTCACTCTGCAGCTCACGGTTGTATCCATTATCATCGGGATTTTTATCGGTTTGTTTTTTGCACTATTAAAAATTTCCAATATAAAGCCGCTGGGGTACATATCGGATGCGTATATTTATCTGGTTCGCGGAACACCGCTCATCGTTCAAATTTTTATTCTGTATTTTGGGATTAGCGGTATCTTTTTAATTCCGGATTTCTGGGCCGCATCGCTAGCGCTTGCCTTTCATAATGGTGCTTACATCGCCGAAATTTTCAGGGGTACCATTCAATCAATCGACAAAGGGCAAATGGAAGCGGGACGGTCTCTTGGAATGACCCGGTCGCTTGCCATGCGCAGAATTGTACTGCCGCAGGCATTCCGCCGCGCACTGCCGCCGCTCGGGAACCAATTTATTATCGGATTAAAAGATTCGTCCCTGGCCGCCTTCATTTCAATGAATGAATTATTTAACGTAGCGACAACGCTCGGGTCGAACAACTTTGATGAAATGACATATTTATTGATTGTCGCAGTTTATTACTTAATTGTCGTGGCAATTTTGACGATAGCTGTCAACCTGATCGAGAAAAAACTGGCCGTCAGTGACCGGTAG
- a CDS encoding amino acid ABC transporter ATP-binding protein, whose product MEREMIKVEKLNKSFGDLHVLKDIDMTVYESEVVCLIGASGSGKSTLLRCLNFLEKRDNGKIVIEGEEVTKESHDINEVRQKVGMVFQHFHLFPHKTVLGNVIEAPLMVKKMKKEQAVQLGKDLLKKVGLEDKADVYPSKLSGGQKQRVAIARALAMEPDIMLFDEPTSALDPELVGEVLETMKQLAEEGKTMIVVTHEMGFAREVADSIVYMHEGRIVEKGTPDEFFDNPKEERSKEFLMSTTFK is encoded by the coding sequence ATGGAAAGAGAAATGATAAAAGTGGAGAAATTGAATAAATCGTTCGGAGATCTTCATGTTTTAAAAGATATAGATATGACAGTGTATGAGAGTGAAGTGGTCTGCCTGATCGGCGCCAGCGGTTCGGGGAAAAGCACCTTGCTGCGCTGCCTGAATTTTTTAGAGAAGCGCGATAATGGAAAGATAGTCATTGAAGGTGAGGAAGTAACAAAGGAATCACATGATATCAATGAGGTCCGCCAAAAAGTCGGAATGGTATTTCAGCATTTTCACCTTTTTCCTCACAAGACAGTGCTTGGAAACGTAATAGAAGCACCGCTTATGGTGAAAAAAATGAAAAAAGAGCAGGCCGTTCAGCTAGGCAAAGACCTTTTGAAAAAAGTAGGGCTTGAGGACAAGGCGGACGTTTATCCAAGCAAGCTTTCCGGTGGACAAAAGCAGCGTGTAGCTATTGCAAGGGCGCTCGCCATGGAGCCGGACATTATGCTGTTTGATGAACCGACCTCTGCATTGGATCCTGAGCTTGTAGGCGAAGTGCTCGAAACGATGAAACAGCTCGCTGAGGAAGGAAAAACGATGATTGTCGTTACTCATGAGATGGGATTTGCACGCGAGGTGGCCGATTCTATCGTCTATATGCACGAAGGACGGATTGTGGAGAAAGGAACGCCGGATGAGTTCTTTGACAACCCGAAAGAAGAGCGTTCGAAGGAATTTTTGATGTCGACGACGTTTAAATAA
- a CDS encoding pyridoxamine 5'-phosphate oxidase family protein, with amino-acid sequence MDQQELREQIVKLIDQNKIGTLATVKNGKPHSRYMTFFNENLTLYTPTDIETHKVEEVDENPNVHILLGYDGEGFGDTYVEIEGKASIEKSEELKQRLWDDNMKMWFDGPHDDNYIILKITPDHIRLMNKKGEPPHTLEV; translated from the coding sequence ATGGATCAGCAAGAACTAAGAGAACAAATCGTAAAATTAATCGACCAAAATAAAATCGGGACTCTTGCTACGGTTAAGAACGGTAAGCCGCATTCCCGCTATATGACATTTTTCAATGAGAATCTAACGCTTTATACTCCTACTGATATCGAAACTCATAAAGTGGAAGAAGTTGACGAGAACCCGAATGTTCATATCCTTCTTGGTTATGATGGAGAAGGTTTTGGTGATACGTACGTAGAAATTGAAGGCAAGGCTTCAATTGAGAAATCAGAGGAGCTTAAACAGCGTTTATGGGATGACAATATGAAGATGTGGTTTGACGGCCCTCATGATGATAACTACATTATTTTGAAAATTACTCCGGATCATATCAGACTGATGAATAAAAAAGGCGAGCCGCCGCATACACTGGAAGTATAA
- a CDS encoding FMN-dependent NADH-azoreductase, with protein MANILYVKANPKGDEMSFSARVANTFLDAYQTENPGDKVETLDLYNTDLPMIDADVLGGWGKLAAGQELTDAEKAKITRLSQLVDQFLEADKVVFSAPMWNFGFPPLMKAYIDAIAVAGKTFKYTENGPVGLSGDKKVVLIEARGGVYSEGPAQSMEHTESYFRAVMSFLGINDVAVVLAEGMAADPAAADAIFGKSVEKAKEAALSF; from the coding sequence ATGGCAAACATTCTATATGTAAAAGCAAATCCAAAAGGTGACGAAATGTCATTCTCAGCACGTGTAGCTAACACGTTCTTAGATGCTTATCAAACAGAAAACCCAGGAGATAAAGTGGAAACACTTGATCTTTACAATACAGATCTTCCAATGATCGACGCTGACGTTCTTGGCGGCTGGGGCAAACTTGCTGCAGGACAGGAGCTAACAGATGCCGAGAAAGCAAAAATCACCCGCCTTTCTCAGCTTGTAGATCAATTCCTTGAAGCAGACAAAGTGGTATTTTCTGCCCCAATGTGGAACTTTGGCTTCCCTCCATTGATGAAAGCTTACATCGATGCAATCGCAGTAGCAGGAAAAACTTTCAAATACACTGAAAATGGTCCAGTGGGACTTTCCGGCGACAAAAAAGTAGTTCTAATTGAAGCACGCGGCGGCGTTTACTCTGAAGGACCGGCGCAATCCATGGAACACACTGAAAGCTATTTCCGTGCAGTAATGAGCTTCCTTGGCATCAATGATGTTGCAGTGGTTCTTGCTGAAGGAATGGCTGCAGACCCAGCAGCAGCAGATGCAATCTTCGGAAAATCTGTAGAAAAAGCAAAAGAAGCAGCTCTAAGCTTCTAA